The stretch of DNA AGCACCACAACGTCCTGATGGGTCAGGTCCTGGCACCGGCAGCACACAAGGACAATTCCAGAGGGATTTGGAGAGTAGAGCAGACCttcctcactgcagctctgggaatcCCCTGCACGGACAGGACTCGCTGGCGCTCACGAGATGGACTCCAGGAGCAGCTCGTCGGGCGGCATGGGGGGGATGTCCATGCTGTTTATTTGGCCGAAGAACTTGGGAAGAGACCAGAACTTGAGGCGAGGGAGATTCCTCTTCCTGACACGGATGTCGTGGGCGCTGTCGGTGCCGGAGGCGCTGCTCCGGCGGGGCGGGAGCCGAGCCCTCAGGGCCACGCAGCCGTGGCGCAGCAGCTGCGCCTGGAACTCGGAGGTCATGAAGTAGTAGAGGACGGGGTCCAGGCAGCAGTTGAGGCTGGCCAGGCACAGGGAGATGGGGTGGAAGCGCAGCGTGCTCCGGTGCACGGCGCAGTCCCGGATGACGTTCTCGATCACCATCATGAAGAAGGGGAAGTTGATGTGGTAGGGGgtgaagcagatgaagaagacgGCGGCGCACATGAGGACCATCCTCAGGGCCTTGCGCTTCTCGCCGGCGTCCTGCAGCGCCGTGGGGCCCTCCCGCAGGGAATGCCACATCCTCCACGTGCACCAGGCGATGGTGCCGAAGGGGATGACGAAGCCGAACAGCTCCGCCACCGTCACCAGCGCGATGGCGGCCCCGGGGCTGAGCTGCTTCACGCCCAGGTCCGAGAAGCAGCTGTTGATGGagttggacagggctgggctcctgACGATGATgaggggcaggcaggcagcccCCACCAAGAGCCAGACCAGGGCGCTGATGGCCACGTCGTAGCGGCGCTTCCAGCCCTTGGCTCGGAAGGGGTGCAGCAGGAACAGGTACCGCTGGATGCTGATGCAGCTGAGGAAGCAGATGCTGGCGTACATGTTGAGGTACTTCAGGTAGAAGCACACCTGGCACAGGAAGCTCCCGAAGGGCCAGCTGTGGTTGATGTAGTAGTAAGTCcgcaggggcagggacaggacgTGGGCCAGGTCGGCCACGGCCAGGTTGATCATGAAGATGACGGCTTTGCTCTTCCTGCTGAGGAAGCGGCACAGGACCCACAGGGCAGCGCTGTTGGCCAGCAGCCCCGGGATGAAGATGAGGGTGTAGGTGGTGGCGTAGAGGGTGGACTGGAAGGACATCTGGGGGTAGGAACAGTTCCCGGAGGACACGTTGCTCTCCATCCCGGCCGGGTCTCTTCGCTCATGGGGCAGTCACGGCAGGGGGAGAGGTTCTGGAGTGAGTAAAAAGATGCTGTAAAGCCAAAATCTCTGCATGGAGCAAGTGTGCTTTAGGACAGAAGAGTCAGTTGTGTGTTGGTGTGTGTGCAAGCCAATGTGCGTGGTGGGAAGGGTGACCCCACTCCCAGGGAGTGATTCCAGGCATCCTCCACCCTCCCCTTGCAGAGGGGCTCTGTGGGATCTCGTGAGATTCCCCAATTACAGTGATTACCCTGAGCTCTGTAACATCCATCTCTTGATTGCCAGAGAGCTTCTGCAGCATCCTGGGTTTTTCAGGACCAACTTTTATTTCATCAAGTTTTCCATCACACTCTGTCAAATTGGTGCTCTACATCTACAAGCAATTGCAGCTGGACTAAATAAATAGGGATTTGAAATGGATTTAGGCATTGTCTTTGCAGATCCGTGCAGGGATCTGATGTGAATCGGCAGCAAATGCAATAATTAACATCCCCAGGCAGCTGAGGCCAGGGGAGAGCTGCAGACAGATCCATCAGCTCTGGCTCCAGAGTTAAGGCTGCATTTATAAGTTAATAACTGGCCAAACACACGCCAGTTGCTCTGCTGGTCCTGCTAACTCAATTCCGGCACTCCCGGCACATTGTGCAGGCAtcgtgctggagcagcaggaattatcaaccagcagcaggaattatCCTTCAGCAACTGCTCAGAACATGCAGGGAGATAAATACAACTCCCTTCTACTTGAAGAATGAATTCTTCTCCTCCATTTACCCATCCCAGCTCACCCAGTGCTCAGGGGATTTATTAGAGGGTCATGGGGAGTTcaggtgctcctgctgctctctggagaGGTGATGGATTTTGCCATTCATGAGCAGATCCCATGGGAAAGAATCTGTTCTTTTGGGAAGAGAGGATTTAGGAGCAGTAGGATACAaacccaggggctgcagcatcGTCAGTAATGAACAGTGGGATTTTCCCCTTGGAAATGGAGCCTTCCCTGCCCtttcctgcctggagctggggctaGCAGAGCCCTCAGCACCTCCGGTCACTGTCACCCAGCCCCTCATCAGCAGTAATTAATTAAGAAGCAGCCACAGTGCTGTTTCCCAGAGCCTGCTCCTTGTCACAGGGATGGAATTCCAGGAGCAAATCCATTCCAATGCTTCAAAGTACAGGATGAAGTCtcctccatcctgctcctcctcacctGGGCAGCTCCTTGGTGGGGTTACCACATTTTCAGGTTCAGGAGGAAGCCAtcatttttagatattttatatttttatgcacAGACAAATTATCTAAAATACAGCCCCAGCCTCACCTCTGATGTGAGCAGGGTCAGTGCTCACACCCTGCTTTCCAAACCGAGCCTTTCCCAATCTGCCTTATTGCTTTTCCTTGTTCTTCCAGTGGAACTGGGGCTGCTGAGTGAGGGCATCTCTCGGCTGCCGACTGTGCCAGAGGTCTGTGATTGCTCCACTGGGTTGGGAaaggcaggggagagggaaCATCTGCGCTGAGGGAATACTGGCAAAAagctcctctgtgctcctcACCTGCCCAAAAACGCACGAGGGACTTGTGCACTCGGTCTGTTCAACCCAGGGAAAGGGGTGGCAGGACTCGTCTTCACATCcctgcagaaaacagagagggaaaactgCCAGGGAGCGCTGGGGAATGCAGCTGTTCCCACCTCCTGTCACAGCTGTCCCGTCACAGAGGTGGCACTTGGTGTGGGCTCATGGAAAGGGTCACAGagcccctgctgtccctgccacaCAGCTCAGCCCAAATCCTACACCTCTTCCTTCCATGGGGAGCCTCCCTGCTGGTTTCCTCCGTGTTTTTGACTttccctggagcacagcagtgcctgtTCCTGGTGGGAGGGCTGGGTGACACTCCTGGTACCCCTCACAGCTTCGGCTGGCAGCGCTCTGGAGGGCACTGGCAGGAAAGTACCAGAGATCCCCACCCTGGGCTGGGGTCAGGCCAGGCTTGTTCGCTACAACAATTCCTGGGAAGGTGGAGCTCtacattttttactgttttccagttttccctTTGCCCCATGTCCCTCCAgcttccccctgctctgctggtggTGTCAGGACAGAGATGCTCCTGCAGGCTCTGTCTGAAGTTTTGTTCAGTGCCTTTATAAATCTTCTATAAAATATTCCTGACATTCTTtgattattttcccatttcatccACGCATTTAAACACGGAGCAGGAGCAAGGAGtgtggttgttgtttttgttttttttttggcaaagctGGGTGTTAATCAGCTGAAATTCCAGAAGGGAGCCCAATATCAGTGCCCGGGGAGTCAGAGCACCGACTGTGGATGCAGCTCCGCCATTCATTAAACATCAAATAACTCTGCAATTAATtggaggcagaggcagctcttgGAGCAGCCGGGGTTGATTTTTGGAGTGTTCCTGGAGGCGAATGTGACTGTCAGCGCTGGAAACCGCCCGGCTCCTGTGAATCAGCCCGTGCcccacccagccccacaccaCCGGGGTGTTCCTGCATTTACAGCTCCCCATCCATGGGCAAACTCGCCCTCATCTTTTCCATGGGCTGCTCggacagcccaggctggagctgagctccaggCATGGCTGGGGAGAGCCCTCCGAGCTGGGGCGtgggggcagagctgcctccctTCAGCGCTGGGATGCTGGAGGGAAAGGcaggcttgggaaaaaaaaaatcaaaaaaaaataataataaatccaTTTATGGCTTGAAATGAGGTCTTGGTTGAAGTAGTGGAGTTTACTGGAGGCTGGGGTTGCAAGCAAcgattttgtttgtttaatcaaacaaacaagcagTAATAGGAAATGCGAAAATAGAGCCGATGGCTTATGGCAGCCTCCGTCATTAAGGACAAAATTGAGGTTTTTTGGCTAAAACAGCCTCCCCCCACGTCCTCCTCAACATCACAGCCTGTCCCAGGCACCGGCCCCTCTCACCCACCCTCGGAGACAAACTTGTGGGCACAGCAGAAGCGGCTGAGGATGTTGCACCAGCTCCTGCCCGATACCATCTCTTGAACCACAAAGAAGCGATAAAGTCGCTAAAACTGCGCCGGTTTCAGCgtcctgaagaagaaaagagcagaaattccaCTCACCTTCCTGCGCTTCCCATGCCCCGGGTGGGTCATAGCCGTGCtagggagcaggagcagccggCGTCCTGCTTTTATCGCCCGCTGGATTTCTCAGCAACCCCAGCGCCTCCTCGTTCAACTTCCACATGTTTTCGGAATCCTGCCGGCATCTGCAGCCCGGTCCggtggctgcagagcaggaaatcctgtattttgtttctcttctccGCACCAAAGGAGAGCAGCGATGACGTTAAAGCCGCTGGGAAGGCGATGACGTCCTTTGGTGCCGGTGCCCCGGGATGGAGAGCGCGGATTTCGGTCCCCTCTGGGCGCCGGGGATGTGGGAGGGGATGCTGCCCTTCCCTccggctgctcctgctcctctccgCGGTCACTTTGCCTGGGATGAGCtgtaaaatacagaagcaaCCTCCCAATAAGTGCTCGCTGGAGGAAAACCGAGCGCTCTGCCAGTGTCAGTTACTGGAAGGGAGtaattttccctcattttcttgGAAGCTTGGTTAGCCTCAGACTATCAAGGCTGCAGGCTAAAGCTGGAGGGTTTGGACTTTATTCCTGAAATAATGTGATGGTTTAAGGTGGAGATTTTCACAAAGTATTGTTGTTTAAAAATCCCGTACCGTGCATCATTCccaatctttttctttaattcctttAATTCCCTTCCTATATAATTGCACATATAGAGAGTTTTGATCTGGTTTTCTGCCTGCTGAGCATGACCTCCTTTCTGCACGGCTGAAGAAGTGGTGTGATTTCATGGTGTGACTTCTTCTGAGCTGcctcttttccagctgagcagTTTTACCTGATATCCAGGGTCACCTCTCACAGCACAGGGCTTGTACAGATAATTTGGCTGTTGGCAACTCTCCCTTcctgtaaaaacagaaatattcttaCCCTATTTTTTGTAAAAGGTTCTCATAAAATTAATGGGAACAGAACTgtggaagagaaatgaaaggagGAAGATCTTATCAACTTTAGTTACCAGCTCAGGGGCTGGGATCAGGAGTTCTGCCACCCTCTCAGCTGCCAGGTCTCCTTGTGCCAAGAAATCATGGAACCTGAGAGTGATTTGGACTGGGGACCTTAAAGACTCTGATTCCagcacccctgccatgggcagggacacctcccactatcccaggttgttccaagccctgtccagccttggacacttccaggaatggggcagccccagcttctctgggcaccctaAATCCCCACGGTTCTCATCTGCAAGGATTTGGGAGATGCAAGAGCTGTTTGTCACtccagtttttccttctcttccagcagctggtgCAGATCCTGGGAAGAAGGAGCAGCACTCGTGTGTTTGTGGAGCGTTCAGAGACCACAGAAGGGAGGCTGGCACTGTGCCCTGTCCCTCTCCAGAGGGCAGAGGTTAGTCCCAGAGTGAAGGGGCTGTTTTATCAGGATATCCTGCCTGGAACATCctatttctgtgtctgcagcagcgTATCCAGCCATCCCTGAGCCCTATTTTTAGGTGtttgtttccagctgtgctgctggggaaggagatcAGTGGATGTCAGACCCAGGCGAGGGCTTTGTAACCACGCTGagcccttcctctgctccttggCTTTTTGGAGAACTTTAGCAGATCCCAACATTCCTGGCCATGAAAAGCTGAGGGATTGACAAACCTCAGGCATCATCCTTCGATGCACACGGATCAACCTCTCCATTCCTCTTTCACCTTGAGCATGTTtttgttcagcatttctgtttctctggctCATCCCCAATGCTAACGTGCTTTTCACACTTGGCAACGCTCCACTTTCAAAGGCAGAAGACACAAAGGAacttttttaataactttttaaaaaactgtgaGACTTTATCTAAGGCCTCCAGATAAAGGTCTCTTCTCCTACAGCCTGGTATCCTGTGGGCAGGGGGCCAAATGCAGATGATCAGCATCTCTCAAGCACTCAGCATTGAGAATATCTGACAGGATGCACCTGAAGGATGTATGAAaagcagggggaggaggaggtttGTTCACACAAAGCAGCTTCACCCttgtgcagggagctgagcagggctgggtgagccCCCAGCTCATTGTCCCTCTCGCTgtcacacagagctctgtgcagcaaCAGCATTTTGGGAAgctctgatttattttacagcaaataaTTGTCAATGCCTCCCTTAGTTTATGGGCTAAGCCTTTGTCTAATCCACAAACCCAGAGTTTTTGGTTTAAACACACCAGTCGTCCCCAAAATCTTTTAAGTGCAATGAGGTGGTTTCATATTTTTGAACCGTGGAGTTGTTATCCTGCATTTCcagcatattttgtttttcctctgggCAGAGAGCTGGTAATTTCATTTAAGAGAAGCAAGAGATACTGAAAGATTCTGCAGCTCAGAACCTGAAGCTGCAGAAAGGCTTTAAATTGGagatttttccaaatatgtTTGTTCTCATGGATGGGAGGGCCCTTTCAAGCTGCAGAGGAGGTAGCAGACATCTGCTCCTGGTTAGGATGGGGTagcactgcagagaaacacCTTTCCTTTTGCTAAAAGGTGAATGGCTCATGTtgtagaggaaaagaaatgtgtttgcccagggctgtgcctcgGGGTCGGGCACGGTGCCAGTGCAGGTGGCTTGGAGACCTCACCACATCTCCATCCTGAGCAGTTCCCTTCAGGgtgagatgctccagccccaggagcccTTCAGATCCATCTTTCACACCCCTGTGAAGCTCCACCAAACCTCTTGGTTTGGTTCAATTCTGCCTTTCTGTGGCAGAATTGTCTgttaaaacagtttttttgtGTCTGcccaaaaaggaggaaaagtattttttcaacTCATGAGTCTGAGCAGCAGGACAAGCACAAGAGATAATCCAGGAGCAACATCATGAAATTATATTTCCTCTTGTCAAAAtaataaacatgttttttgGTCACAGGAAATGGGGTGAATTACAGGAACCTGAGCCAGCCTTGTTGTGCCTCTGCCTGTGTGAGGCaaagcagcccctgcagcccaggtcCTGGGTCAGATCCAGCACCAGCCagctgggaaggcagctggaatgctctcctcctcctcctcctcctcctcctcctcactggaatgcctgtttccttctctggagaTGCACACTGAGGTTTTGGAAGGCCTGAACTAAAGAGTTTGGATTTCAGGTGTGGGTTTATGGAGGCTGATTGGATCATCTTGGACTCTCAGAAAACTTCAGGTTTTCCTGATCTCTCTCTGAGCTTTTGCTCTCTAGGCTGGCCCATCCTGACTGACTTTCCCTGCAGGTTTAACCTCATCTGGCAGCTGAGCCCCACAGAGCTGGTTTAtctctaccccagccaaaagcagGGCCCTTTCCCCCACAGCAGAAGAGGCTTTCAGACAGAGTTATCTGATCCCCTGCACACCACAGGATTGAAAGGGTGGAGTGGGTGACTTTCCctcacaggctggggctgcagtATGGAAAAGGAGCATTTTGGAGAACCTAAAGGAGCTCAGAGGACGAGTGAGGCAGGAAAATGTGAGGAGTTGCTTGAGAATGTCATCATGGAGATGGGGAATGGTATCCCTGGTGGAGACCCCAAATCCATGCTAAGGTttgggcaggagagctgctgtcacTCCTGGACactcagcagctggagcaggtaTTCCCATGCCTTGCCCATCTTCCACTACCTAGGACACCTTCCCATCCTCAAAATACTTCTAAATCTAACAGAAGTGTGGTagaatcaaaaattaaataaatggcCTCTACTCAGAGTGAAAACAAGCAATAAATCTGTTTAGAATAATAAAAGTTGAGCTCCTTCGCTTGAACCCTGATCCCAGGAGGGGCTGATCCCACACAGTTTTCCAGGTACCAGTGATAACTACAAAACTCAGCTGATGTTTGCAAAacagcctttatttttctttttttgagcaTCAGTTCTTGGGAAGTAAAACCCGCAGAATGAGCTAGAGAGTTCCCGTAAGTGCCCTCAGCTTGTTTTCACCTGATCGAGGGAGAAGGGTGCGAAAGTGAAGGGACAGGAAACAGCTCCCAGTCACTTGGAGGCTTAAAGAGGTCTGtaaaaattcacaaaacaaGCACTGAAACTGAAGTCTCCTTCCCTGACAACTTTAAACAGAGTGTAGCTTATGAGAGACTGCTGAACTGACAACAATTGAACTGTGTGAggtcagctctgcctttggaaGGGACTCCTTGCAGCGTGTAAACATTTCTTGTGTCAGTGACATCAGAGAGAACATTTCCATCGACTCCAGTGCATCCTACTCAGCCCAAAATCATCTTCTCACACCTGGGAGGAGAACTAGGAGAGCTTATTGTGTTTGTGTCAGTGTCGTTGCCTTTTAGAGGGGAATTGTTGTTTAAATCCCGGTCCTtggtttttccctttgttttttgtAAAGCAGAGAAGTGGGAAAACACAATATACAGGAAATATTTGGCTGTGTTACATTTTAACTCAGTGGAATTGAGTGGTTGGAGTTAAAATACACATAGCAAGTGTTTCTGgtatttcttttggttttgtagCAACTGTTGCAAGACCTTACAAATTTTTCgcattcttttgaaaatatacTGATTTCCAAAGGCAATAAATTGGTGATGGTTCAGCCAAATCCATCCCCGGGTATCACGAGGTACCCTTGAAGTTACAGAGTGGGTGGACTTGGCTGAAGAGCCATAACTAATTAAAAATGAGGGGTAAATGAATCCTTCCTTGTTGCTGCTTTGCATAGCTA from Parus major isolate Abel chromosome 4A, Parus_major1.1, whole genome shotgun sequence encodes:
- the LOC107203847 gene encoding putative P2Y purinoceptor 10, translating into MESNVSSGNCSYPQMSFQSTLYATTYTLIFIPGLLANSAALWVLCRFLSRKSKAVIFMINLAVADLAHVLSLPLRTYYYINHSWPFGSFLCQVCFYLKYLNMYASICFLSCISIQRYLFLLHPFRAKGWKRRYDVAISALVWLLVGAACLPLIIVRSPALSNSINSCFSDLGVKQLSPGAAIALVTVAELFGFVIPFGTIAWCTWRMWHSLREGPTALQDAGEKRKALRMVLMCAAVFFICFTPYHINFPFFMMVIENVIRDCAVHRSTLRFHPISLCLASLNCCLDPVLYYFMTSEFQAQLLRHGCVALRARLPPRRSSASGTDSAHDIRVRKRNLPRLKFWSLPKFFGQINSMDIPPMPPDELLLESIS